One Succinispira mobilis DSM 6222 genomic window carries:
- a CDS encoding diguanylate cyclase has translation MRISSAVLFLSVAGMIYCFGYMAELCSNTLEEIRFWLHIQYLGISYIPAAWIILAEKHTQVRIKNWETVKVVLITISTITLILSSTFDIHPYYYKSLTLNPAAPFPVAKIEPGIWYIVHNTFNNISAIFGNILYIIFWRRAEAHKKQQAFVFFLSSFFPWTMLLIYLSGGIPWGLDPSPIAFIVPGVLYGWAIFNLGLFEVAPLAKQLIFQRFTEGILIFDRNGVLVDFNAASNKLFPKIKRTDIGKKGQELFANFPKLLELLDAVKRVKEILVLDDNSQYQMQKTILAEATEKAEIVGYMLVFQDITYYHNIVTDLQIEVGRDSLTGSLNRNKLTSEVEILMTKMQAEENLAILMIDVDYFKQINDTYGHLIGDEVLKIFSQICQDNLRHKDIFGRYGGDEFIAVLPYTKEEEALIIAKRIRKTVASRELVLENDTMLRLTTSIGVAVSKKQEFGELANLIRQADQALYRAKDAGRNQVQI, from the coding sequence GTGCGCATAAGTAGTGCTGTTCTTTTTTTGTCAGTTGCCGGGATGATTTATTGCTTTGGTTATATGGCCGAACTATGTAGTAATACACTAGAAGAAATTCGCTTTTGGCTACATATTCAATATTTAGGCATTTCTTATATACCTGCGGCGTGGATAATTTTAGCAGAAAAACATACACAAGTGCGTATTAAAAATTGGGAAACTGTAAAAGTTGTTTTAATTACAATTTCGACAATCACTTTAATATTAAGTAGTACCTTTGATATTCACCCCTATTACTATAAATCGCTAACCCTAAACCCAGCCGCACCATTTCCCGTAGCGAAAATTGAACCAGGAATTTGGTATATTGTGCATAATACCTTTAATAATATCAGTGCGATATTTGGAAATATTTTATATATAATTTTTTGGCGAAGAGCAGAAGCTCACAAAAAACAGCAAGCATTTGTATTCTTTTTAAGTTCTTTTTTTCCCTGGACTATGCTATTGATCTATTTATCAGGCGGAATTCCTTGGGGTTTGGATCCATCGCCGATAGCTTTTATTGTGCCTGGTGTGCTATATGGTTGGGCAATATTTAATCTAGGGTTGTTTGAAGTAGCCCCTTTAGCGAAACAATTGATTTTTCAGCGTTTTACAGAAGGGATATTGATCTTTGATCGCAATGGTGTTTTAGTCGATTTTAATGCTGCCAGTAACAAGCTTTTTCCCAAAATAAAGCGAACGGATATTGGCAAAAAGGGGCAAGAACTTTTTGCGAACTTTCCCAAACTATTAGAGTTGCTTGATGCGGTTAAACGAGTTAAGGAAATATTAGTTTTAGATGATAACTCCCAATATCAAATGCAAAAAACAATTTTGGCAGAAGCTACTGAAAAAGCAGAAATAGTAGGCTATATGCTCGTATTTCAAGATATAACTTACTATCACAATATTGTTACCGATCTGCAAATAGAAGTGGGCAGAGACTCTCTGACAGGCAGTTTAAATCGCAATAAACTGACTAGTGAAGTTGAAATATTAATGACAAAAATGCAAGCGGAGGAGAATTTAGCGATATTAATGATCGACGTAGATTATTTTAAGCAAATCAATGATACTTATGGGCATTTAATCGGGGATGAAGTTCTAAAAATATTTTCACAGATTTGCCAAGATAATTTGCGGCATAAAGATATTTTTGGCCGCTATGGTGGCGATGAATTTATTGCTGTTTTACCGTATACTAAAGAGGAAGAAGCCCTAATTATTGCTAAGCGAATAAGAAAAACCGTTGCAAGCAGAGAATTAGTTTTGGAAAATGATACCATGTTACGTTTAACTACGAGTATTGGCGTGGCTGTAAGCAAAAAACAAGAATTTGGAGAATTAGCTAACTTGATAAGGCAGGCTGATCAAGCATTATATAGAGCGAAAGATGCTGGTCGTAACCAAGTGCAAATATAA
- a CDS encoding O-acetylserine/cysteine exporter: MKPRDLFMALLIVTIWGANFTVIKLGLADIPPMLLAGLRYVFATLPAIFFIKRPNISWKYLALYGLTVGIGQFSCLFYALKIGMPAGIASIVLQAQPFFTVIFSAFLFKESLYRLQILGFAIAFTGLYLIGGDTSGVPLPLAAFLLTILAACFWSISNIVIRYSAIEATQKQEKLDMLAVVIWSSLLLPVPFFLLALLFNSPQELLSVVTNLKPSSLAAVLYLALGATVFACGMWNILLSKYSPTKIAPLSLLVPVTGLITANLVLGEQLSFWQTLGGIIIILALLVLNFKSLPWANAFKAK, translated from the coding sequence ATGAAACCCCGCGACCTATTTATGGCTTTATTAATTGTAACAATTTGGGGTGCTAATTTTACGGTAATTAAATTGGGCCTTGCTGATATTCCGCCCATGCTTTTAGCGGGCTTACGTTATGTATTTGCCACCTTACCAGCAATTTTCTTTATTAAACGCCCTAATATCAGCTGGAAATATTTAGCTCTATATGGGTTAACCGTTGGTATCGGCCAATTCTCTTGTTTATTTTATGCCCTAAAAATCGGCATGCCTGCTGGTATTGCTTCGATTGTCTTACAAGCACAACCATTTTTCACAGTAATTTTTTCAGCCTTTCTTTTTAAGGAAAGTCTCTACCGGCTCCAAATTTTAGGATTTGCGATCGCCTTTACTGGTTTGTATTTAATTGGTGGCGACACTTCGGGAGTACCGCTGCCCCTAGCTGCTTTTTTATTAACTATTTTAGCGGCCTGCTTTTGGAGTATTTCTAATATTGTTATCCGCTATAGTGCCATAGAAGCCACGCAAAAACAAGAAAAGTTAGATATGCTAGCCGTAGTAATTTGGTCAAGTCTGCTTTTACCAGTTCCATTTTTCTTGCTAGCGCTGTTATTTAATAGCCCGCAAGAATTATTAAGCGTTGTTACTAATCTTAAACCAAGTTCTTTAGCAGCCGTTCTCTATCTGGCCTTAGGTGCTACAGTTTTTGCTTGTGGTATGTGGAATATCCTCCTCAGTAAATATTCGCCTACCAAAATTGCCCCTTTATCATTACTAGTTCCTGTTACGGGTTTAATTACCGCTAACCTAGTTTTAGGCGAGCAACTTTCTTTTTGGCAAACTCTAGGAGGTATTATTATTATCTTGGCTTTATTGGTTCTTAATTTTAAAAGTTTACCTTGGGCTAACGCATTTAAGGCGAAATAA
- a CDS encoding methyl-accepting chemotaxis protein: MVNFFRKQTGCSEVIDILKIVDAKMQGQEASLVGLKVENPLHQRILNQFERLFNNESKMSKVSNGMLGAVSSLSDFDVRMKHSAESLADFSEQLSLLSESNLAVVEQITASMNDVNETIEQTSNKMVHLSKDSSDLIAKNDQSIIQITEIDQLKEAVVGDTQKLSKQFEELTAMTAHISDIVNGVAAIAEQTNLLALNASIEAARAGEMGRGFAVVAEEIRKLADSTKGSLQDMRGFVGNIQLAAQAGKDSLQETLNSTQLMNEKLDNVSGTVQENVAMLKNTVQDVEGVAELLVQVKEAANQVNQAMNLSASDAEKLTTVTRDIHRDAVQSRENAEYISKIDTELSGFVKDMFVALNGSVHAISNVELLQNLAKAKEAHRAWITKLKTMVADMKTVPLQTDSKRCAFGHFYHAITIEDPAVKKEWHSIDAVHDELHSLGGEVIEAIKAGDSNLARQLVARVDGLSKQIFAKIDSTIQVIEQKSKIGEELLRH, from the coding sequence ATGGTTAATTTTTTTAGAAAACAAACCGGTTGCAGTGAAGTTATAGATATTTTGAAAATTGTAGATGCCAAAATGCAAGGACAAGAGGCTTCATTAGTAGGCTTAAAAGTAGAGAATCCTTTACATCAACGGATTTTAAATCAATTCGAACGATTGTTTAACAATGAATCTAAGATGTCTAAGGTGAGTAATGGGATGTTGGGCGCGGTATCTTCTTTGAGTGATTTTGACGTGCGCATGAAGCATTCGGCAGAGTCATTGGCAGATTTTTCCGAGCAATTATCCTTATTAAGCGAGTCTAATTTGGCGGTGGTTGAGCAAATAACAGCAAGCATGAATGATGTAAACGAAACTATTGAGCAAACATCCAATAAAATGGTACATTTGTCGAAGGATTCTAGTGATTTAATTGCCAAAAATGATCAAAGTATTATTCAAATAACCGAGATTGATCAACTTAAAGAAGCTGTTGTCGGTGATACTCAAAAACTAAGTAAACAATTTGAAGAATTAACAGCCATGACGGCTCATATCAGTGATATTGTTAATGGGGTGGCAGCAATTGCCGAACAAACTAATTTGTTAGCGCTAAATGCTTCGATTGAGGCGGCACGAGCTGGCGAGATGGGCAGAGGTTTTGCCGTAGTAGCTGAAGAAATTCGCAAGTTGGCGGACAGCACTAAAGGTAGTTTGCAAGATATGCGGGGCTTTGTCGGGAATATTCAACTAGCGGCTCAGGCCGGGAAAGATAGCTTGCAAGAAACCTTAAATTCTACGCAATTGATGAATGAAAAATTAGATAATGTCTCTGGGACAGTTCAAGAAAATGTGGCGATGTTGAAAAATACAGTACAAGATGTTGAGGGTGTGGCAGAATTATTGGTTCAAGTTAAGGAAGCGGCCAATCAAGTAAATCAAGCTATGAACTTGTCAGCCAGTGATGCTGAAAAACTTACGACAGTAACTAGAGACATTCACCGCGACGCAGTCCAAAGTCGTGAAAATGCAGAATATATTTCGAAGATAGATACAGAATTGAGTGGTTTTGTAAAAGATATGTTTGTAGCGCTTAATGGGAGTGTGCACGCTATTTCGAATGTAGAGCTTTTGCAAAATTTAGCTAAAGCTAAGGAAGCACATCGGGCTTGGATAACTAAGCTTAAGACAATGGTTGCCGATATGAAAACGGTGCCATTACAGACAGATTCTAAACGATGCGCGTTTGGGCATTTTTATCATGCGATAACGATTGAAGATCCGGCGGTAAAAAAAGAGTGGCACTCAATTGATGCCGTACATGATGAATTGCATAGTTTAGGCGGGGAAGTTATTGAGGCGATCAAGGCGGGCGATAGTAATTTAGCGCGTCAGTTAGTTGCCAGAGTTGACGGCCTATCAAAACAGATATTTGCGAAAATTGATAGCACTATTCAAGTGATTGAACAAAAATCAAAAATTGGCGAAGAATTGTTACGGCACTAA
- the tpiA gene encoding triose-phosphate isomerase, giving the protein MNKKSIRDINVTGKRVLMRVDYNVPMDEHEQITDDTRIVASIPTINYLLEQGASVILISHLGRPKGKVQLKYSLAPIAKHLEIKIGRPVTFASDCLGERVQELAGKMVAGDILMLENLRFHPEEEENDWEFAEDLATLADIYVNDGFGVSHRAHASTEGVAHFLPSVAGLLLEKEIQFVGGAVANPQRPFAAIIGGAKVSDKIGVIENLLDKVDVLVIGGGMANTFLAAEGFKMGRSLVEEDKYELAKTLISKAQAKGVKLYLPVDMIVADCFSAEAQHHACAIGEIPQDWMALDIGPQSRELFAKALEGMRLVVWNGPMGVFEMEAFCGGTEAVAHAVAGSGAISIVGGGDSVAAIEKLGLAEQITHISTGGGASLEYLEGKILPGIDCLDEIRKPLIAGNWKMHKTVTEGVQLAKEIVQLTNGALAEVVIFPPFTALENIADAIDGKHVGYGAQNMHWAQEGAFTGEISGKMLQDIGCEYVLLGHSERRHIFGENLETIAKKLQTALNYSLKPVLCVGETLAEREAGQTEAVITAQLQTALANLDSSKLLDMVIAYEPVWAIGTGKTATAEQAAQVASFIRTYLLNNCGEIASRNIRILYGGSVNEKNIAELMAAADIDGALVGGASLQAESFANIVRY; this is encoded by the coding sequence ATGAATAAAAAGTCGATTCGGGATATTAATGTTACGGGTAAACGGGTTTTAATGAGGGTTGATTATAATGTGCCGATGGATGAGCATGAACAAATTACAGATGATACGCGGATTGTGGCTTCAATTCCCACAATCAACTATTTGTTAGAACAAGGTGCAAGTGTTATTTTGATTTCACATTTAGGTCGTCCTAAAGGTAAAGTTCAATTAAAATATAGTTTAGCGCCAATTGCCAAACATTTAGAAATTAAAATAGGTCGTCCAGTAACTTTTGCATCTGATTGCCTAGGCGAAAGAGTGCAAGAGTTAGCAGGCAAAATGGTTGCAGGCGATATTTTAATGCTCGAGAATTTAAGATTCCACCCAGAAGAAGAAGAAAATGATTGGGAATTTGCCGAGGATTTAGCAACTTTAGCAGATATTTATGTTAATGATGGTTTTGGCGTATCCCATCGGGCGCATGCCTCTACGGAAGGAGTCGCTCATTTTTTACCAAGTGTAGCGGGACTATTATTAGAGAAAGAAATTCAATTTGTTGGTGGGGCAGTAGCGAATCCACAACGACCTTTTGCGGCGATAATTGGTGGGGCGAAAGTTTCCGATAAAATTGGGGTTATTGAAAACCTATTAGATAAAGTGGATGTACTAGTTATTGGTGGCGGCATGGCCAATACTTTTTTAGCCGCTGAAGGCTTTAAAATGGGTCGTTCTTTGGTAGAAGAAGATAAATATGAATTAGCTAAAACACTAATTAGCAAAGCCCAAGCTAAAGGCGTAAAACTATATTTGCCAGTAGATATGATTGTAGCTGATTGCTTTAGTGCCGAAGCGCAACACCATGCTTGTGCTATTGGCGAAATTCCTCAAGACTGGATGGCCTTAGATATTGGGCCACAAAGTCGGGAATTGTTCGCAAAAGCCTTAGAAGGTATGCGGTTGGTTGTTTGGAATGGGCCAATGGGTGTGTTTGAAATGGAAGCTTTCTGTGGTGGTACCGAAGCTGTAGCGCATGCGGTAGCTGGTTCGGGGGCAATTAGCATTGTTGGTGGCGGTGACTCCGTTGCGGCCATTGAAAAATTAGGTTTAGCTGAACAAATAACGCATATTTCCACTGGTGGCGGCGCATCTTTAGAATATTTAGAAGGCAAAATTTTACCTGGAATAGATTGTTTAGATGAAATTCGCAAACCTTTGATAGCTGGGAATTGGAAAATGCATAAAACGGTAACTGAGGGTGTACAATTAGCGAAAGAAATTGTGCAATTGACTAATGGTGCTTTAGCAGAGGTAGTAATTTTCCCACCGTTTACAGCTTTAGAAAATATTGCCGATGCGATTGATGGCAAACATGTGGGTTATGGAGCGCAAAATATGCATTGGGCGCAAGAAGGTGCATTTACGGGTGAAATTTCTGGGAAAATGCTCCAAGATATTGGCTGTGAGTATGTGTTACTTGGACATTCAGAGCGACGCCATATTTTTGGGGAAAATTTAGAAACAATTGCTAAAAAATTGCAAACGGCCTTAAATTACTCCTTAAAACCAGTACTTTGTGTAGGCGAAACTTTAGCTGAACGTGAGGCTGGACAAACTGAAGCAGTGATTACGGCGCAATTGCAAACGGCTTTAGCTAATTTAGATAGTAGTAAACTTTTAGATATGGTAATTGCCTATGAGCCAGTTTGGGCAATAGGTACAGGCAAAACAGCGACGGCTGAGCAAGCAGCGCAAGTTGCTAGTTTTATTCGGACCTATCTCTTAAATAACTGTGGTGAAATTGCCAGTCGGAATATCCGCATTTTGTATGGTGGTAGTGTTAATGAAAAAAATATTGCCGAATTAATGGCGGCGGCTGATATTGACGGCGCTTTAGTAGGTGGTGCGAGTTTG
- the rpsI gene encoding 30S ribosomal protein S9, producing MAVVSYNATGRRKSSVARVRLVPGEGNIIINQRELKAYFGLKTLELIIKQPLVLTETEGKYDVLVNVIGGGVSGQAGAIRHGISRALLKVDAEYRKGLKQAGFLTRDPREKERRKYGLKKARKASQFSKR from the coding sequence ATGGCAGTAGTTAGTTACAATGCAACAGGTCGTCGTAAATCTTCAGTTGCTAGAGTTCGTTTAGTTCCGGGTGAAGGCAATATCATCATTAACCAACGCGAACTAAAAGCTTATTTTGGCTTAAAAACTCTAGAACTTATCATCAAACAACCTTTAGTTTTAACAGAAACAGAAGGTAAATATGATGTATTAGTAAATGTAATCGGTGGTGGCGTTTCCGGTCAAGCGGGCGCAATCCGTCATGGCATTTCTCGTGCATTATTAAAAGTTGATGCAGAATATCGTAAAGGCTTGAAACAAGCTGGCTTCTTGACTCGTGACCCTCGTGAAAAAGAGCGTCGTAAATACGGTCTTAAGAAAGCTCGTAAAGCTTCTCAATTCTCAAAACGTTAA
- a CDS encoding 4Fe-4S binding protein: protein MLKVRHLIQLGFVVLAAWLGLRHQIVGGGPQGVPPIDSYCLFGAIETLPSLVSGGSYLMKTAPSNLWLLLALIITTLLFGAVFCGWICPLGSLSEWLYRLREKFYPQKLILPPALDQILGYSKYLFFLLIIYMTINTKRLWFEEFDPYKKIFHMNVEDFSSAMVIVFFILISLTLERAWCRYLCPLSVIINPLSKISFLKINRKDNCINCHKCDRTCPTAIKIASQPTDSGQCIRCNRCTEACPVQALELKARFGNWQTSKTIAVMLSAVLLFGAIILTVQHTPYWQSKTPNMITGKNVTSTEDIRGWMNLDQALTALKVDRTKLMQELQLPANTETNLTVKQFRAQHDISETKLAEIIRKLLPKK, encoded by the coding sequence ATGCTAAAAGTTCGTCATCTTATTCAATTAGGCTTTGTCGTGCTGGCAGCTTGGCTTGGTTTACGCCATCAAATAGTTGGTGGCGGGCCTCAGGGAGTTCCACCAATTGATTCTTATTGTTTATTTGGAGCTATCGAAACTCTCCCTAGTTTAGTTAGTGGCGGTTCTTACCTGATGAAAACTGCCCCCAGTAATCTTTGGCTCCTACTAGCGCTAATTATTACCACCCTATTATTTGGTGCTGTCTTCTGTGGCTGGATTTGCCCGCTAGGTAGTTTGAGCGAATGGCTGTATCGCCTCCGTGAAAAATTTTATCCTCAAAAACTAATCCTCCCACCTGCTTTAGACCAAATTTTAGGCTATAGTAAATATTTATTTTTTCTTTTAATTATCTACATGACCATCAATACTAAACGACTTTGGTTTGAAGAATTTGACCCCTATAAAAAAATTTTTCATATGAATGTCGAAGACTTTAGCTCCGCTATGGTAATTGTGTTTTTTATTTTAATTTCACTTACTCTTGAAAGAGCTTGGTGTCGTTATCTTTGTCCGCTCAGTGTTATCATTAATCCCTTATCTAAAATCAGTTTCCTGAAAATCAACCGTAAGGACAACTGTATTAACTGTCACAAATGCGACCGCACCTGTCCTACCGCAATTAAGATTGCTAGCCAACCTACAGATTCAGGGCAATGTATTCGTTGTAACCGCTGTACCGAGGCCTGTCCAGTCCAAGCCCTAGAACTTAAAGCTCGTTTTGGCAATTGGCAAACGTCTAAAACAATTGCCGTTATGCTAAGTGCCGTACTTTTGTTTGGTGCAATTATTTTGACCGTCCAACATACCCCCTACTGGCAATCTAAAACTCCCAATATGATTACTGGTAAAAATGTTACTAGCACCGAAGATATCCGCGGTTGGATGAACCTAGACCAAGCCTTAACGGCTCTAAAAGTTGATAGAACTAAACTAATGCAAGAACTACAGCTCCCTGCTAATACAGAGACGAATCTGACCGTAAAACAATTTCGCGCCCAACATGATATCTCCGAAACTAAACTTGCAGAAATCATTCGCAAACTACTGCCTAAAAAATAA
- a CDS encoding MetQ/NlpA family ABC transporter substrate-binding protein yields MKKSYLSIFLVVLCLALTACGGQAKKEEGKTLKVAATAVPHAEILNFVKPLLAKEKINLTVVEMADYVRPNVAVADKELDANFFQHTPYLEKFTKDRKLDLVKVNGVHVEPMGIYSKKVKDLKDIPAEATISIPNDPTNGGRALLLLEKAGIIKLKDKAGITATVQDIVANPKNVKIKEIEAPQLPRTLDDVTLAVINTNYALDAKLNPTKDALVIEDKNSPYVNILVCRKGEENRPEIQALAKILNSPEVKKFIEEKYKGAVVAAF; encoded by the coding sequence ATGAAAAAAAGTTATTTATCTATTTTCCTAGTAGTGCTATGTTTGGCACTTACCGCTTGTGGTGGCCAAGCTAAAAAAGAAGAAGGCAAAACTCTAAAAGTGGCGGCGACAGCTGTGCCACATGCAGAGATTTTAAACTTTGTAAAACCGTTGTTAGCTAAAGAAAAAATTAATTTAACTGTAGTAGAAATGGCCGATTATGTGCGTCCTAATGTGGCTGTTGCTGATAAAGAGTTAGATGCAAACTTTTTTCAACATACCCCTTATTTAGAAAAATTCACTAAAGATCGTAAGCTGGATTTAGTGAAAGTCAATGGTGTTCATGTAGAACCAATGGGTATTTATTCTAAAAAAGTTAAAGATTTAAAAGATATTCCCGCAGAAGCTACAATTAGTATTCCGAATGATCCAACTAACGGGGGTCGCGCTTTATTATTATTAGAAAAAGCAGGCATAATCAAATTAAAAGATAAAGCGGGTATTACAGCTACAGTTCAAGATATTGTGGCTAATCCTAAAAACGTAAAAATTAAAGAAATTGAAGCCCCACAATTACCAAGAACTTTAGATGATGTAACTTTAGCGGTAATTAATACTAACTACGCTTTAGATGCAAAACTTAATCCAACTAAAGATGCCTTAGTTATCGAAGATAAGAATTCTCCTTATGTAAATATTTTAGTTTGCCGAAAAGGTGAAGAAAACAGACCAGAAATTCAAGCTTTAGCAAAAATATTAAATAGCCCAGAAGTTAAGAAATTCATTGAAGAAAAATACAAAGGTGCTGTTGTAGCAGCATTTTAA
- the gap gene encoding type I glyceraldehyde-3-phosphate dehydrogenase: protein MATKVGINGFGRIGRNVFRAAIGNPELDIVAVNDLTDAKTLAHLLKYDSVHGVLDAKVTVEGDYICVNDKKIKVLAQTNPANLPWAELGVEVVVESTGRFTEAEKAQAHIQAGAKKVIISAPAKGEDITIVMGVNHEKYDAAKHHIISNASCTTNCLAPFAKVLQDNFGIVSGLMTTVHSYTNDQNILDLPHKDLRRARAAGMSIIPTTTGAAKAVALVLPELKGKLNGFAMRVPTPNVSITDLTVTLEKPATAEEINAKLKAASEGELAGVMGFSEEPLVSHDYNGCPLSSIVDGLSTMVVGNMAKVVAWYDNEWGYSNRVNDLIIYMAKKGI, encoded by the coding sequence ATGGCAACAAAAGTTGGGATTAATGGTTTCGGTAGAATTGGACGTAATGTATTTAGAGCAGCAATTGGAAATCCAGAACTAGACATCGTAGCTGTAAATGATTTGACAGATGCAAAAACTTTGGCGCATTTGTTAAAATATGATTCTGTACATGGAGTTTTAGATGCGAAAGTGACTGTTGAGGGTGACTATATTTGCGTAAATGATAAAAAAATTAAAGTGTTGGCTCAAACTAATCCAGCAAACTTGCCTTGGGCTGAGCTTGGTGTAGAAGTTGTTGTTGAGTCTACAGGTAGATTTACAGAAGCTGAAAAAGCACAAGCACATATCCAAGCTGGTGCCAAAAAAGTTATTATTTCTGCGCCTGCCAAAGGTGAAGATATCACAATTGTAATGGGTGTAAATCATGAAAAATATGATGCGGCTAAACATCATATTATTTCTAATGCTTCTTGTACAACTAACTGTTTAGCACCATTTGCAAAAGTATTACAAGATAATTTTGGCATTGTAAGTGGTTTGATGACCACAGTGCATTCTTACACAAATGATCAAAATATTTTAGATTTACCACACAAAGATTTACGTAGAGCGCGTGCTGCGGGCATGTCAATTATTCCGACTACAACTGGTGCCGCAAAAGCTGTTGCTTTGGTATTGCCAGAGTTAAAGGGTAAATTAAATGGTTTTGCGATGCGGGTACCTACGCCTAATGTATCAATCACAGATTTGACTGTAACTTTAGAAAAACCAGCTACAGCTGAAGAAATTAATGCGAAGCTAAAAGCGGCTAGCGAAGGCGAACTTGCTGGAGTTATGGGCTTTAGCGAAGAACCACTAGTGTCCCATGATTATAATGGTTGCCCACTTAGTTCAATCGTGGACGGGTTATCAACAATGGTTGTTGGCAACATGGCTAAAGTGGTAGCTTGGTATGATAATGAGTGGGGCTATTCTAACCGCGTAAATGACCTAATTATTTACATGGCTAAAAAAGGTATCTAA